In Desulfofustis limnaeus, the genomic stretch TCCATCGCCTGATCCTGATGCTGATCTGCCTGTCAATGTAACTGATCGGTTCGGTTTCAGAAAGGGTTTGTTGCACCTCCGTCGGTCATCGTTCCGACAATACGACACGCCGGCCTTGCTTCGGGCCGGTCATGGTTGTCTCGGGTCAGCGCCGCTGGCCGGTGCGGACGGTAGCGAGCGGCGCTTGAAGAATTCGAAGTTTCTCTCAAGATCGAGGCGTACACGAACCTTTTACCGCAGGAATCTGGAAACGATGCCCTTCGCTTCCCCGGTCGCAGATGCGTATACTCGAGTCGAGAGAACTCAAAATGTATTCGGTCAACGAAATGACTGTGCGAAACGACCATTGTTTAAAGTTCCTTGAAGTCGGCCGAGGCAAGGCGTGCCGCCGGACGGCTTTTCGTCAACCCTTGAGATGTGCTGAAAAACAATATGATTTTAAGATATTATCTGGTAGTCTTCGGTGTCGGTCGTCGCTCATTGCGGTAGGGTGACCGGTCTGCAAGCGATGATAATGTCCACCTGGGAGGTCCCGTGAAGATGGTGCCGCACCTTTTGCTGGCTGGGTATCTGGTTCTATTCATAGCGCTCGGTATCAACCCGCCGAGCGGACGTGAGGTATGGCTGGCGGAAAACCTGCCCATTGTCTGCATTGTTGCTTTTCTGGTCATCGCGTATCGTCACTGGTTCAGGTTTTCCACCCTCAGCTATCTGCTCATGTCGGTTCTTATCGGCATGCATACGGTCGGTGGGTATTATACCTTCGCCGCCGTTCCTTTTGACTGGTTCACCGATTTTTTCGGCTTCGAACGAAATCACTATGACCGAATCGCCCATTTCACCGTCGGTTTCTACGCCTTTCCCATCGCTGAGTTTCTCAGCCGCAAGAACCTGGTTAACTCACGCGTAGTAATGTATCTGTTTGCGTTGTTTTCCATCATCTCGGTTGCTGCCGGCTATGAGGTGCTCGAGTGGCAGTTTGCCATTCTCGGTAATCCTGAAGCCGGAGTAGAGGTGCTGGGCTCCCAGGGAGACGTCTGGGACGCTCAGAAAGACATGGTTGCCGATACACTTGGGGCGGTTGCCGTTCTTGTCCTTTATCACCTGATTCGCGGACGACCCGAGGATGCCCCGCCGACATCGGCTTCCCGGTGAGCGGAGCCCTGGTTTGCCGCTCAGGGGGATTCGGTAAGAAAAACTATCTCGTCGTCGGTTGAGAGTTGTTCAACAAAATGATAACCCTGTCGGTCGAATTGGTGCAACTGGGCCTTGGTGTCGATGCGGTTGGTGATCAACCAGTTGACAAACAGGCCCCGGGCCTTTTTGGCATGGATCGGCACCGTTTTGACAGTACCGCGAACTTGTTGTCTGAAGGTCATGGTGATCAGGTCGGCGGCCAGGTGATCCCGGCGGATGGCCCGGGAGTACTCCAGCGATGCACAGTTCACTACCATCCTTTCCGGGTGATCCTTGAGGGCCTCGTTCAACTGCGCGGTTATGGCGTCCTGCCAGTAGCGGTAGAGATTTGTTTCCGGTCCGATGGAGCCGGTGGTTCCCATCTCCAGGCGGTACGGTTGCATCAGATCGAAGGGACGCAGAATGCCGTAGAGTCCGGAAAGAACACGAAGATGATGATTGGCGAAACGAAGCTCGTCAGCACCGAATCGTTGCGGCTGCATTGCCGTGAAGACATCCCCGGTAAAGCTCAGCAGCACCGAACCGGCGGTGTCGGTTTCATGCGGCAGGCGAAACCGAGCGTATCGTTGTCTGGTCGTCTCGGCAAGGCGGTCGCTGATGCCCAGCAAGTGCGCCAGTTCTTCCTGATCGAGGCTCTGCAGGTGCTTCACCAGCGTTGCCGTCTGCGCCAGCAGAGCCGGCTGGGTGGCTGGAACATCAGCGAGCAGCGCCGTTTTTTGGGTCTTGGTGGAGGCGATAACAGTCAGCATGGGAGATGGTCGGTAAAGAGGGTGGTGGGCATTTCGGGGAACCCTTCATGTGATATGGCATGCAGAAAGAAACCTTGAAAAAATGCCATTACGTCCGTCTTGACTGCTGGGTGTTTTTTGTTTTCGGCAGAGTGCCGGAGTTGACCGTGCCATACGGACAGCGAACGTTCGAACGCTATTGTACCGCCTGCCGCCGCCACCGGCAAGGACTCCCCCTCC encodes the following:
- a CDS encoding DUF2238 domain-containing protein — its product is MVPHLLLAGYLVLFIALGINPPSGREVWLAENLPIVCIVAFLVIAYRHWFRFSTLSYLLMSVLIGMHTVGGYYTFAAVPFDWFTDFFGFERNHYDRIAHFTVGFYAFPIAEFLSRKNLVNSRVVMYLFALFSIISVAAGYEVLEWQFAILGNPEAGVEVLGSQGDVWDAQKDMVADTLGAVAVLVLYHLIRGRPEDAPPTSASR
- a CDS encoding YaaA family protein; amino-acid sequence: MLTVIASTKTQKTALLADVPATQPALLAQTATLVKHLQSLDQEELAHLLGISDRLAETTRQRYARFRLPHETDTAGSVLLSFTGDVFTAMQPQRFGADELRFANHHLRVLSGLYGILRPFDLMQPYRLEMGTTGSIGPETNLYRYWQDAITAQLNEALKDHPERMVVNCASLEYSRAIRRDHLAADLITMTFRQQVRGTVKTVPIHAKKARGLFVNWLITNRIDTKAQLHQFDRQGYHFVEQLSTDDEIVFLTESP